The following is a genomic window from Pseudophryne corroboree isolate aPseCor3 chromosome 3, aPseCor3.hap2, whole genome shotgun sequence.
TCAATGCAGCTATAAACAAAATGTAAATTCTCCAAAGCCATTAGAAGCAAAAACAGGAGTCCACCAACAGGTCTATAACCTAAGTCAATCTGGTATGGCATCAGCAGGACACAGGAGCAGTTCTGGGCTTGCACTGCCCTGCATGATGGTATACTTATGTTCGGGAGAGCGTGTTTGAGGGGATGCAGTATAAACTGGGGATGACTGAGATGTTGGTGCAGTATGGTCATCACCcccttccctacctataatcacctCAGTTATTTCTTCTTGGATAAAAGCATCCAGGTCTGAGCAGcttattccagatgaagtgatgaaAGTAGGGTTGGTTGAGCATTGGCTGTCTACACTGTTCTCTATGAGATCCTCATGTATGATGTCATTACCAGTCTGTTCTGGTGAAACAGGTAACGTAGCTTCCGGTGTAATGTTCTGAGGTGCAGTAGAAGGAGGAGAGGCCATTAAATTGACCTGACTCAGCATTTGGAGCTGGTCATTAGCGATCGTCTCttggtcatttttttccacattagAAGATCCAGCTTTGCCCAAGGTAACCTTGGTGTTGTGGATTTCTTCATcttgtttgctgaccaccacttcCACTTGTTTTTCAATGAATGATGTTGCTAGATTGGCTTTAGCAATGCTTTCTGCTGCCACATTGTCACTTTGTCTAGGTGGATCGATTGTGAGTTGCAGCACAGATAACGCTTGATTTTTTTTGAGAATGAACTCATTGTGTTGCTTTTTATGACTCCGCAAAGAGTCTTCTCTGACAAATGAAGCATCACAGAGGTCGCACTTAAAGGCTTTCTTAGCTTCTACTTTGTTACTTTTGCGTGACGTGTATTGCTTTGGAAAATTCCCTTCTGGTTTCTGCACATCAGGCTTTGATTTAAGTTGTTCACCATGAGCTTTTTTAATGTGAGTAGTCAAGTTACTGCGCTGTTTTGTGTCAAATCGACAGTAGTGGCATTTGAAAGGCCTATCCTTCGAGTGAATCCGCTCATGGACTTTCAAAGCTGCTTTATTGGCGCAGGAATAGCTGCATTCCAGGCACTTCACAGGCTGCTCCGGTAGATGAGATCGTAAGTGTTGACGTAAATCTGCTTTACTTCCACAATGAAACTCACACTGATTACACCTATAAGTGCTCTCTGCATTGTGCTTCATCTTTATGTGGGACTTTAAATTTCCCTTCATAGCACAGAAGAAATCGCAGAACTCACACCGGTATGGCTTTTCACCAGTGTGAACCCTCATGTGTCTCTTCAAGTCAGAGTTGATCTTAAACTTGGAGTTACATAGGATACACTGGAAAGGGGCATCACCTAGAATAGAagatatattaataataattatacagtGTTAAAGCCAAAACTAAATTAGATGAGACAATAAAATTGTTtgtgaacttaaaaaaaaaatacataaaaaaaaaaaaggcattcatcAGGCATTGGTTAATTAAACAGATACCTACCACTAATAGAAGCATTACAAGCATACAGTATGACTATGTACATGAAAGCAACATAAAGTACATTGGTCAACCT
Proteins encoded in this region:
- the ZFP64 gene encoding zinc finger protein 64; protein product: MRPLASGSLAPQTSAEIQQPSAALPPPIYPQPVTTGGPRVAMNPSAAAEGFPAVQFSGGATVLVELTADIHICGLCKTQFNNLDAFVAHKQSGCQLTNATTGATSTVQFVSEETITPSQTSTRTITSETQTITVSAPEFVFEHGYQTFLPSEGSASQSTGGITIATKCRSRKVSASLSQKKQSCYYPGCQFKTAYGMKDMERHLRTHTGDKPHKCETCGKYFSRKDKLKTHMRSHTGEKPYKCKECDYSAADSSSLCKHQRIHTDERPFKCQICPYASRNSSQLTVHLRSHTGDAPFQCILCNSKFKINSDLKRHMRVHTGEKPYRCEFCDFFCAMKGNLKSHIKMKHNAESTYRCNQCEFHCGSKADLRQHLRSHLPEQPVKCLECSYSCANKAALKVHERIHSKDRPFKCHYCRFDTKQRSNLTTHIKKAHGEQLKSKPDVQKPEGNFPKQYTSRKSNKVEAKKAFKCDLCDASFVREDSLRSHKKQHNEFILKKNQALSVLQLTIDPPRQSDNVAAESIAKANLATSFIEKQVEVVVSKQDEEIHNTKVTLGKAGSSNVEKNDQETIANDQLQMLSQVNLMASPPSTAPQNITPEATLPVSPEQTGNDIIHEDLIENSVDSQCSTNPTFITSSGISCSDLDAFIQEEITEVIIGREGGDDHTAPTSQSSPVYTASPQTRSPEHKYTIMQGSASPELLLCPADAIPD